The genomic interval CGACGAGGAGACCCTCTCGGAGCTCGTCGAGCCCGAGGAGACCTCCTACACCGATCCCTATATGCACAACACGAAACAGACCTGGTATCCCTACGCCGAGGACGACGACCTGGACTCGAGTCCCGCTCCGACGCCCGCCGACGACTGAGGGCTCTTTCCTCCCCTTTCTTTTCCGTTTTCCACACTCGCTAAGTGCTTCGCCCGTCTCCGTTCCCCTATGCCCGACCGCATCATGAGGGTCAACGCCTACACGACCTTCGACCTGCTCGACGGCGAGGCCACCGGTCACGGCTGGACCGACGAGGCGCTCGCGATCCTGAACGTCACCGCACCCCGCGAGAACCCCGATCACGTCTCGCTCGAACTCGAACTCGACAACACCGACCTCGAGAACCTGCCGGCACACGCCGACAGCGTCACGCTCTCGGCCGAGCAGGCCCGGACGCTCGCCGCTGAGTTGGAAAAACAGGCCGACCGGGTCGAAGCGGCCGGCGAGTGAGTGGCCCAGCACGTTCATAACCACCCGGACGCTATCCCGTCGTAATGGCCGAGTGGAAGCGCGATCTGGGAAGCGGGCTCGTCGTTCTCGTCCCGCTTCTGGTGACGCTCTACGCCACCGCGTGGTTGTTCCTGTTCATCGCCGGCCTCCCGGTGGTCGGCGTGATCGAGGGACCGCCCGTCCGGGTCACCGTCACCCTCGGCGTGTTCGTTCTCGCAGTCGCCTTGGTCGGGATGGCGACACGCACCGCGGGGGGTGCGCTCGCGAGCAGTTGGATCGATACGCTGATCAATCGTGTGCCACTTCTGCGCGTGATCTACAACTCCTCGCAACTCGCCGTCGAGACGGCCGTCTCCGGCAACGGGGAGCTCAACGAACCGGTCAAAATCACGACGTGGATGGGCGCACGTATGACCGCGTTCAAGACGGGCAAGAAGACCGCCGACGGGCGCATGGTCCTGTTCATGCCGACCGCGCCGAACGTCACCACCGGCTACGTCATCGAGGTCGACCCCGGGAACGTCGAGCCCACCGACGAAACCGTCGAGGAGGCGATGACCCGCATCCTCAGTGCTGGGTTCGGCGACCGGGATCGTCCGGGCGGCGAACTCGTCGGTCCGCCGGACGACTAGACAACGTCGGCCTCGACGCTTCCGATCCCCTCGACGTGTGCACGCACCCGATCGCCCGAGGAGATCACGCCCGCACCCGGCGTCCCCGTACTGATGACGTCGCCCGCTTCGAGCGTCATCACCCGCGAGTGAAACGCGACGAGTTCCCGGGGTGAAAACAGCATGTTCGCCATTCTGTTCTCGGCGACCGTCTCGCGGTTTCGCTCCGTCCGGACCCCCCGCTCCTCGAACGCCGGCGGCGAATCGGGCACCGCGATGGTCGGTCCGAGCACGAGAAACGTGTCGAAGCTCTTCGCGCGCGTGAGGAACCGTGGGTTGCGCTCCAACACGTCCTCGGCGGTCATGTCGATCACCGGAAGGTAGCCCGCGATCACGTCGTCCGAGTCATCGACGTTACTGGCAGTTCGCCCGAGCAGAACCGCCAGT from Halalkalicoccus subterraneus carries:
- a CDS encoding DUF502 domain-containing protein yields the protein MAEWKRDLGSGLVVLVPLLVTLYATAWLFLFIAGLPVVGVIEGPPVRVTVTLGVFVLAVALVGMATRTAGGALASSWIDTLINRVPLLRVIYNSSQLAVETAVSGNGELNEPVKITTWMGARMTAFKTGKKTADGRMVLFMPTAPNVTTGYVIEVDPGNVEPTDETVEEAMTRILSAGFGDRDRPGGELVGPPDD
- a CDS encoding DUF6360 family protein — translated: MPDRIMRVNAYTTFDLLDGEATGHGWTDEALAILNVTAPRENPDHVSLELELDNTDLENLPAHADSVTLSAEQARTLAAELEKQADRVEAAGE
- a CDS encoding fumarylacetoacetate hydrolase family protein, with translation MKYLTRTAAGRPLLGDEGGFVHLSAAGFKSVAEALPAAAAGELPDPDELPVRRVPSEKLSFGMPIARGALGKLWGIGLNYEEHAGDLGENRPEEPASFMKPETAVTGPGGPIRLPPSEETDRVTAEGELAVLLGRTASNVDDSDDVIAGYLPVIDMTAEDVLERNPRFLTRAKSFDTFLVLGPTIAVPDSPPAFEERGVRTERNRETVAENRMANMLFSPRELVAFHSRVMTLEAGDVISTGTPGAGVISSGDRVRAHVEGIGSVEADVV